The genomic region AACGCATAGCGCCGTCTTATGACAAGTCGCCCGTCCGTGTCAAGCCCGGACACCCCGGAGATACTGGCAGCAGCGCAAAGATAACTTGAGGTGGTTAAGTGCGCGAAAGCCCGCGAGGGCGAATCTCCACCCGACTCACCCGTAAATCCGCCAACAACCGTGCTCTTGCTGGATAACGCGCATCTCTCGGCAAGTGTGACCGGATAGGGTGCCGAGGTTTGAGGATGACAGGGGGCAGGTATGATGTTTGTCTAAAGGGACGAACTGAACGGGATGACTCTATGAGCGAGGAGCTAACAATCGGCAAGTACTCACTGGGGGTGGGCGACCGGTTTGCGCGGCAGGCGGCCGCGCAGTTGCGGGCCTGTCTGAAGGCGGCGCAGCAGGGGGTCGAGGTGATCCCGGTGTGGAACAAGTCGAACCGGGAACACCTGATCATCGGGTCCGAGCCGGGGAGCACGCGGTCGGCAGCGGACGCGGCGGTGAAGGCGTTGGGGTGGAAAGGGGCTTACTATGTGGACGCTGACCACATCGGGTTGAAGACGGTGGACCGGTTTGTGCCGCATGCGGACTTCTACACGATTGACGTCGCGAACTGGATCGGGAAGCCAGCGGAGAAGGAGGCGATTGCAGCGTTCGCGCGGCGGCACGGGGAGCTGGCGGGACGGGTCGAGATTCCGGGCCTGGAGCGACAACTCGAGCTGGGGCCGGCAGACCTGGAGCGAGTGGCGGGGAAGTACTTGCTGGCGGCGCAGGAGGCGGGGCGGGTGTATCAGCACGTGGTGGGGCTGAAGGGCGAGGGGAAGTTCATCACCGAGGTGTCAATGGACGAAACCGACAGCGCCCAGACGCCGGCGGAGTTGCTGGTGATTCTGGCGGCGCTGGCCGACGAGGGGATACCCGTGCAAACAATCGCACCGAAGTTCACGGGGCGGTTCAACAAGGGAGTGGATTACGTGGGCGAGGCCGGGCAGTTCGAACAGGAGTTTGCGGAGGACGTGGCGGTGGCGGCATTTGCGGCAAACAGTTACGGGTTGCCGGGGACGCTGAAGCTGAGCGTGCATTCGGGGAGCGACAAGTTCTCGCTGTATGGGCCGATCCGGCGGGTGCTGGGGCGGTTCCAGGCGGGGGTGCATGTGAAGACGGCGGGGACGACGTGGCTGGAGGAGGTGATCGGCCTGGCGGAGGCTGGGGGCAAAGGTCTGGCGCTGGCGAAAGAGATTTACACCGGGGCGCTGGAGCACGTGCGGGAGCTGTGCGCGCCGTATGCAACGGTGATTGATATTGATGAGGCGAAGCTCCCGACAGCGAGGGCGGTGGCGGGGTGGAGCGGGGA from Candidatus Paceibacterota bacterium harbors:
- a CDS encoding tagaturonate epimerase family protein, with the translated sequence MSEELTIGKYSLGVGDRFARQAAAQLRACLKAAQQGVEVIPVWNKSNREHLIIGSEPGSTRSAADAAVKALGWKGAYYVDADHIGLKTVDRFVPHADFYTIDVANWIGKPAEKEAIAAFARRHGELAGRVEIPGLERQLELGPADLERVAGKYLLAAQEAGRVYQHVVGLKGEGKFITEVSMDETDSAQTPAELLVILAALADEGIPVQTIAPKFTGRFNKGVDYVGEAGQFEQEFAEDVAVAAFAANSYGLPGTLKLSVHSGSDKFSLYGPIRRVLGRFQAGVHVKTAGTTWLEEVIGLAEAGGKGLALAKEIYTGALEHVRELCAPYATVIDIDEAKLPTARAVAGWSGEQFVGALRHEPKNPAFNPHLRQLLHVGYKMAAQMGARYLEALGECEAHVSRNVTENLYARHLKPLFLDSD